A genomic segment from Sphingopyxis sp. DBS4 encodes:
- a CDS encoding DUF2497 domain-containing protein, which produces MGDLSREPSMEDILSSIRRVIARDEAPGARIQRGGEDVLDLHDEESDEADETAAIPTPAIPTEEELVSAASAHAARQSLEALNAAVSPAAPTASAPAGGRTMEEVVLEALRPMLKDWLDANLPAMVEAMVAKEISRITGKKF; this is translated from the coding sequence ATGGGCGATCTGTCGCGCGAGCCGTCTATGGAAGATATCTTGTCGTCGATTCGGCGGGTGATTGCCCGCGACGAGGCACCGGGCGCCCGCATCCAGCGCGGCGGCGAGGACGTGCTCGACCTTCACGACGAAGAATCGGACGAAGCCGACGAGACGGCGGCGATCCCGACCCCCGCGATCCCGACCGAAGAGGAACTGGTGTCGGCCGCGAGCGCGCACGCCGCACGCCAGTCGCTCGAGGCGCTGAACGCCGCGGTCTCGCCGGCCGCGCCCACGGCATCCGCTCCCGCGGGGGGCCGCACGATGGAAGAGGTCGTGCTGGAAGCACTTCGCCCGATGCTCAAGGACTGGCTCGACGCCAATCTCCCCGCGATGGTCGAGGCGATGGTGGCGAAGGAAATCAGCCGGATTACCGGGAAGAAATTCTAG
- a CDS encoding TolC family outer membrane protein — MHDKTDIETGRRGRWLAGLAGALALAAPAQAETLQGALAKAYENNPTLTGARAGQRANDENVPIQKSYGLPDVGAQASYDENVIVPGNSFNSPARSLTAGGQLTVPLYQGGAVRNAVKAAKYRVEAGQADLRATEASIFSQVVGAYMDVIRDIAIVQLNQKNVAVLKTNLQATSDRFEIGDLTRTDVAQSQARLALAEGDLRTAESNLIRSRETYIKLVGDAPVDLQPPPALPNLPASAEDAVAIALNNNPDIDSANQLLKASDADIGTAKATRAPKVSAILNGGYNNYLGSLNSGVEGVGVLQETSSATAGVQVTLPIFTGGRRSAQVRQAQSRSSQAIENYVAVERDVIAQTRGAYAAWQANERIIAATEQAVGANGLSLEGVRAENSVGTRSILDILNAEQEYLNAQVQLVSARRNSYVAAFSVLAAMGKAEARDLGIEGGALYDPEANYRRVKGQIWDWADDPKPQQVATDTKAVPAADASVPPSIDTALPQ, encoded by the coding sequence ATGCACGACAAGACAGATATCGAGACCGGCCGCCGCGGCCGCTGGCTTGCCGGACTGGCAGGGGCGCTCGCCCTGGCCGCGCCGGCGCAGGCCGAAACGCTGCAGGGCGCGCTCGCCAAGGCTTATGAGAACAACCCGACGCTGACCGGCGCGCGCGCGGGCCAGCGCGCGAACGACGAGAATGTGCCGATCCAGAAAAGCTACGGGCTCCCCGACGTCGGGGCGCAGGCGAGCTATGACGAGAATGTCATCGTCCCGGGCAACAGTTTCAATTCCCCCGCGCGTTCGCTGACGGCCGGCGGACAGTTGACGGTTCCCCTGTATCAGGGCGGCGCCGTCCGCAATGCGGTGAAAGCCGCCAAATATCGCGTCGAGGCAGGGCAGGCCGACCTCCGCGCAACCGAAGCGAGCATTTTCTCGCAGGTCGTCGGCGCCTATATGGACGTCATCCGCGACATCGCGATCGTTCAGCTCAATCAAAAGAATGTCGCGGTCCTCAAGACCAATTTGCAGGCGACGAGCGATCGGTTCGAGATCGGCGATCTGACGCGCACCGACGTCGCCCAGTCGCAGGCGCGGCTCGCGCTCGCCGAAGGCGATCTGCGCACCGCCGAATCGAACCTGATCCGCAGCCGCGAAACCTATATCAAGCTCGTCGGCGATGCGCCCGTCGACCTGCAGCCGCCGCCGGCGCTGCCCAACCTGCCGGCGAGCGCGGAGGATGCGGTCGCGATCGCGCTGAACAACAACCCCGACATCGATTCGGCGAACCAGCTGCTCAAGGCGAGCGACGCCGATATCGGCACCGCCAAGGCGACCCGCGCGCCCAAGGTTTCCGCGATCCTGAACGGTGGCTACAATAATTATCTCGGCTCGCTGAACAGCGGCGTCGAAGGCGTCGGCGTCCTGCAGGAGACGTCGAGCGCCACGGCGGGCGTCCAGGTCACGCTGCCGATCTTCACCGGCGGCCGCCGTTCGGCGCAGGTCCGCCAGGCACAGTCGCGCAGCAGTCAGGCGATCGAAAATTATGTCGCGGTCGAACGCGACGTGATCGCCCAGACGCGCGGCGCCTATGCCGCGTGGCAGGCGAACGAGCGGATCATCGCGGCGACCGAACAGGCGGTCGGCGCCAACGGCCTGTCGCTGGAGGGCGTGCGCGCCGAGAACAGCGTCGGAACCCGCTCGATCCTCGACATATTGAACGCCGAGCAGGAATATCTGAACGCGCAGGTCCAGCTCGTCTCGGCGCGCCGCAATTCCTATGTCGCCGCTTTCTCGGTGCTCGCCGCGATGGGCAAGGCCGAAGCGCGCGATCTGGGGATCGAGGGCGGCGCGCTCTATGACCCGGAGGCCAATTACCGCCGCGTCAAGGGCCAGATCTGGGACTGGGCCGACGATCCGAAGCCGCAGCAGGTCGCGACCGACACCAAGGCCGTCCCCGCCGCCGACGCAAGCGTCCCGCCGTCGATCGACACCGCGCTCCCCCAATAG
- a CDS encoding protein-L-isoaspartate O-methyltransferase, with amino-acid sequence MATKLSEMGAADMRAAMIDSQLRTNDVIDPAVIGAMGAVAREAHVPAALAGVAYMDRAIDLGAGRALNPPLVTGRLLVAADIRAGQRVLLIGAATGYTAALLARLGAEVHAVEEAADLLAAARAATPGATIHWTEGSLAAGAPKAAPFDRIIIDGAIEILPDALTAQLVEGGRIVAAQRDGSVTRLVQGVKTGGAVALRSFADMDVAPLPGFAAPKGFRF; translated from the coding sequence ATGGCGACGAAATTGAGCGAGATGGGGGCGGCCGACATGCGCGCCGCGATGATCGACAGCCAGCTTAGGACGAACGACGTCATCGACCCTGCGGTGATCGGCGCGATGGGCGCTGTGGCGCGCGAGGCGCATGTGCCCGCGGCGCTCGCCGGCGTCGCCTATATGGACCGTGCGATCGATCTCGGCGCGGGCCGCGCGCTCAACCCGCCGCTCGTCACCGGCCGCCTGCTCGTCGCCGCCGATATCCGTGCCGGCCAGCGCGTGCTGCTGATCGGTGCCGCGACGGGCTATACCGCCGCGCTCCTCGCCCGGCTCGGCGCCGAGGTCCACGCCGTCGAGGAAGCGGCCGACCTGCTCGCCGCCGCACGCGCCGCGACGCCGGGCGCGACCATCCACTGGACCGAGGGCTCGCTCGCCGCCGGCGCGCCGAAGGCCGCGCCCTTCGACCGCATCATCATCGACGGCGCGATCGAAATCTTGCCCGACGCGCTTACCGCGCAGCTCGTCGAGGGCGGACGGATCGTCGCCGCGCAGCGCGACGGCAGCGTGACGCGCCTCGTGCAGGGCGTGAAGACCGGCGGCGCGGTAGCGCTCCGTTCGTTCGCCGACATGGACGTGGCGCCGCTTCCCGGCTTTGCGGCGCCCAAGGGTTTCCGATTCTGA